A genomic stretch from Aminobacter aminovorans includes:
- a CDS encoding host attachment protein, which yields MAHINLKHGIWVLVADGEKALFLKNRGDTKYPNLEVVREMEQNNPPTREQGSDRPGRYSDGPSIHRSAVDDTDWHRVAKERFADEIAARLYKFAHAGDFREIILVAPPLVLGELRKKLHKEVDERVSAEMAKTLTNHSVSDIESILMAA from the coding sequence ATGGCCCATATCAATCTGAAGCACGGCATCTGGGTGCTTGTAGCCGATGGCGAAAAGGCGCTGTTCCTGAAGAACCGGGGCGACACCAAATATCCGAACCTCGAGGTCGTGCGCGAGATGGAGCAGAACAACCCGCCGACGCGCGAACAGGGCAGCGATCGTCCCGGCCGCTACAGCGATGGGCCTTCGATCCACCGCAGCGCGGTAGACGATACCGACTGGCACCGTGTCGCCAAGGAGCGTTTCGCCGACGAGATTGCCGCCCGGCTCTACAAATTCGCCCATGCCGGCGATTTCCGCGAGATCATCCTTGTGGCGCCCCCGCTGGTGCTCGGCGAGTTGCGCAAGAAGCTGCACAAGGAAGTCGACGAGCGCGTTTCGGCCGAAATGGCCAAGACGCTGACCAATCATAGCGTAAGCGACATCGAGTCGATCCTGATGGCCGCCTGA
- a CDS encoding cation:proton antiporter has product MPHDTPLIATIVAGLGLAFIFGALANRFKVPPLVGYLIAGVLVGPNTPGFVADQELALELAEIGVILLMFGVGLHFSLKDLLSVRAIAVPGAIVQIAFATALGAGLAWMLGWSTGAGLVFGLALSVASTVVLLRALQERRMIETERGRIAVGWLIVEDLAMVLALVLLPALAGVLGGEAQTTEAPNILALRFDFGVWGVIGLTLAKVAAFVVVMMVVGRRVIPWVLHYVAHTGSRELFRLSVLAIALGVAFGAAKLFGVSLALGAFFAGMIMSESELSHQAAEETLPLRDAFSVLFFVSVGMLFDPTSLLSNTWPILATLFIIIIGKSVAAFLIVIAFGYPVATALIISASLAQIGEFSFILAELGVGLGLLPEKGRDLILAGAILSIVLNPLVFAGVARLRPWLEKRAGKVPEAVEAVPIGPATEPGEVATITQVAAAKVDDDLPPPTKLTDHTILIGYGRVGSLVGQSLKDAQLPFLVIEDSDKTIARLLAEGIETVAGNAVKGEVFGAANAAGARRLILAIPNAFEAGQIVLKAKAANPGMLIIARAHSDAEVEHLTGLGADKVIMGEREIARGIVEQVLDGSARPPTSDPEPDAPPAAA; this is encoded by the coding sequence ATGCCGCATGACACGCCCCTCATCGCTACAATCGTCGCCGGTCTGGGGCTGGCATTCATCTTCGGCGCGCTCGCCAATCGCTTCAAGGTTCCGCCGCTTGTCGGCTATCTGATCGCCGGCGTGCTGGTCGGGCCCAACACGCCCGGATTCGTCGCCGACCAGGAGTTGGCTCTCGAGCTCGCCGAGATCGGCGTCATCTTGCTGATGTTCGGCGTCGGACTGCATTTCTCTCTCAAGGACCTCCTCTCCGTCCGCGCCATCGCCGTGCCGGGCGCGATCGTCCAGATCGCCTTTGCCACAGCACTTGGCGCCGGCCTGGCCTGGATGCTCGGCTGGTCGACCGGCGCCGGCCTGGTGTTCGGTCTGGCGCTGTCGGTGGCGTCAACGGTCGTGCTTTTGCGGGCACTGCAAGAGCGGCGCATGATCGAGACCGAACGCGGCCGCATCGCCGTCGGCTGGCTGATCGTCGAAGACCTGGCGATGGTGCTGGCGCTGGTGCTTTTGCCGGCGCTTGCCGGCGTGCTCGGCGGCGAAGCGCAGACGACCGAAGCTCCCAACATCCTTGCCCTGCGCTTCGATTTCGGCGTCTGGGGCGTCATCGGGCTCACGCTGGCCAAGGTCGCGGCCTTCGTCGTCGTCATGATGGTCGTCGGCCGCCGGGTCATCCCGTGGGTGCTGCACTACGTCGCCCACACCGGCTCGCGCGAATTGTTCCGCCTGTCGGTGCTGGCGATCGCGCTCGGCGTCGCCTTCGGTGCCGCCAAGCTATTCGGCGTCTCGCTGGCGCTGGGCGCCTTCTTCGCCGGCATGATCATGAGCGAATCCGAGCTCAGCCATCAAGCGGCGGAAGAAACGCTGCCGCTGCGCGACGCTTTCTCGGTGCTGTTCTTCGTCTCGGTCGGCATGCTGTTCGACCCGACCAGCCTGTTAAGCAACACTTGGCCGATCCTCGCCACGCTGTTCATCATCATCATCGGCAAATCGGTCGCCGCCTTCCTGATCGTCATAGCCTTCGGCTATCCGGTGGCCACCGCGCTGATCATTTCAGCCAGCCTGGCGCAAATCGGCGAATTCTCGTTCATCCTGGCTGAACTCGGCGTGGGGCTCGGCCTGTTGCCGGAAAAAGGCCGCGACCTGATCCTTGCCGGCGCCATCCTGTCGATCGTGCTCAACCCACTGGTCTTCGCAGGCGTCGCGCGGCTGCGGCCGTGGCTGGAAAAACGCGCGGGCAAGGTGCCGGAGGCTGTCGAAGCCGTGCCGATCGGTCCGGCCACCGAGCCCGGCGAAGTCGCCACCATAACGCAGGTAGCGGCAGCCAAGGTCGACGATGACCTCCCGCCGCCGACCAAACTCACCGACCACACCATCCTGATTGGCTATGGCCGCGTCGGCTCGCTGGTCGGCCAGTCGCTCAAGGACGCCCAGCTCCCGTTCCTGGTCATCGAAGACTCGGACAAGACCATCGCAAGGCTCCTGGCCGAAGGTATCGAGACTGTCGCTGGCAACGCGGTCAAGGGCGAGGTGTTCGGCGCGGCCAATGCTGCCGGCGCCAGACGCCTGATCCTGGCCATCCCCAATGCCTTCGAGGCCGGCCAGATCGTGCTCAAGGCCAAGGCCGCCAATCCCGGTATGCTGATCATCGCTCGCGCCCACTCCGACGCCGAGGTCGAGCATTTGACAGGGCTCGGGGCCGACAAGGTGATCATGGGCGAGCGCGAGATCGCACGCGGCATCGTCGAACAGGTCCTGGATGGTTCGGCCAGGCCGCCTACCAGCGATCCGGAGCCCGACGCCCCGCCGGCGGCAGCCTGA